Genomic segment of Prosthecobacter sp.:
CGAGTGGAGGAAGGAGGGAAATTGATCATCCGCAGTTGTCTGGCGGATGATTCGACGCGTTTCCGCATCACCGTGGCGGGTGATTGGTTCGCCAAGCTGACGTTTTGGATGAAGGCGGCGCCTGTTTGCTATCCCGACCGTGCTTTGTTCGAGTCCGTGCTCAGTTCCGCCGGGCTGCGGGTGCGCGCGGAGCCGTTATGGGGCGGAACGCCGTTCAACAACCACCTCATCGTTGCTGAACGTTAGCGCGCCCGGCTCCGTGCCACATTCCAGGCCGCTTTCCGCCAACAACGCCACCACGGACTGCGCGACTTCGATGGCGATGGGCGTGGCCTCATGAATCAGGACGATGGAACCCGGTTTCAGCCGGTTGCGGATGCGTTGCGTGACGAAATGCACGTTTTGAATCACACCGTCGAATCCTCGCGCATCCCAGAGCATCATCTTCAGGCCCAACGCCTGCGCGACGAGGGCGGTGAACATGTTGTGATGACCGGCGGGCGGGCGGAAGAAGCGCGGTGGATGTTCCGGGCAGATGGAGGTGAGCGTCTCCTGGCAGCCGGCGATCTCGCGCCACAAGCCTGCCGGGCGCAGCGCCCAGAAGGTGGTGGCGGGATGCGTCTGCGTGTGATTGCCGACCTCATGACCGCGCGCGACGATCTCACGCACGAGTTCGGGATGCTGTGCCGCCCGATCACCGATGAGGAAAAAAATCGCCTTGATGTGGTGACGGTCGAGGATGTCGAGAATCGCGGGTGTGTGCTGTGGATGCGGGCCGTCGTCGATGGTGAGCAGCGCGCGGTTTCCAGCCTGCGGCAGCCGTTTGATCATGCGGCCGAACAATGCGCAACGCGGCACCAACGTGCCGATCGTGATGGTGGTGAGCACGGTGCAGAACAAAAACACCGCCGCGCCCACCCACCCCTGCCAGACCAGCCAGCCGACGATCAGCAGCGGCGTGAACGAGATGGCGAAGCGAAGATACGCGCGTTGCAGGCAGCGATGGCGTGATTCTGCATTCATGCCGGATCGCGGGTGACGAGCGGTTCAAACACAAACCATTGGTCCCAGTGTCGTGAGAGGAAATCATGCATCACCGGCACCCAGGCGGCGCTGACTTCGGCCGCCTTGGGCTTGCGCCCGCCTGGATGGAACGGCTTGCCAATTTCAATGCGATAAGCAAGCCGACCACGACGGCTCAAGAAGACGGGGTAACACGGCACGCCGGTCACTTCAGCCAGCACGAGCGGTCCACGGGGAATGAGATAGGTCACACCGTCGATGCTGGCGTGCGTGGGTGCCACATCGCCCATAACGCGGTCGCCCTGGACGCAGACGACCTCGCCGGCGAGCAGCTTGCGGCAGAGTTCCATGCCGAGGTGGCCGCCGGGTTCGTTGTAATGGACGTGCAGATGCGGGTGGCGGCGCTCCTCCTCGCGCAGTTCTTCCTCGCGCAGTTTTTGCAGCGATGCCGTGGCCTCAGGCATGCGCACGGTGTGGATCGGGCGGCCAAACTTGCGTGCGAACAGCCCGGCGCCGATGTCGTAGTTGCCGGAATGCACGGTAAAGACCAACGCTCCTCCCGCCGTCTTTTGCAGCGCCTCGAAATCCTCCTTGCCGATGATTTCCCAATTCACCTCACGCTGGAAATGCAGATGCCACAGCCGGTCCAGATAGGTCAGCGCAAACTGGAGGAACACCTGGAAGCCCGCCAGGGCGCTGGAACCCCGGCCCGGCATGAGGGCGTTGAGATTCGCACGCACCGCCTCACGCTGCGGCACCGCCAGCAGATAAGTCACCGCCGTCACTGGATAAACGAGCGCCGTGATCACAAAAGCGGGCAACCAGCGCATCATAAACAGCATCAGACGCGTCCAGAACGCCGCATGCAGGCCCATACGTGCAGGGGCGGCGTGCGTCTGCGGCTGGTGGCTTGCAGTTTCGGCGGATGGCATTATTTAGACGCGGACAAGGGTAGGCGGGAGGCGTTCTGTTTCGACCGTCACACCGCCTCCGACAACTGACTTTTTCACCTCTCACGCCATGACGACACCTGCAGCCGATTACGACGTGGTCATCATGGGCGGGGCGTTTTCGGGCGCGGCGGCCGCCATGCTGCTGAAACGCGACCATCCCGACATGCGTGTGCTGATCGTCGAACGCACCGTGCATTTCGACCGCAAGGTGGGCGAAAGCACCTCCGAGGTCGCCGGCTGCTTCCTCACACGCGTCCTGCACCAGTCCAGCCACCTGAGTGCCAAACACTACCAGAAGCACGGCCTGCGCATGTGGTTCTGCAAAACGCCCGAAGACTCCGTCGATGATCTCACGGAGATCGGCCCGCGCTTCCAGTCGCGTCTGGCGACCTTTCAGCTCGACCGCTCGATTCTGGATGAGCATCTGCTCCAAGAAGCCTGCGATTTTGGCTGCGAGCTGCTGCGGCCAGCCACGATCAAATTGATCACACTGTCCGAGAGCGAGGCACCGCACACGCTCGAAATCATGCCGCAGGAAGGGCAGATGCGCACCATCACCACGCGCTGGCTCATCGACGCCTCCGGCAAAGCTGCCTTACTCGCCAAAAAGCTCGGCATTCACCACTCCATCGGCGACGAGCATCCCACCTCCTCGGTCTGGTGCCGCTTCCGCAACGTCAATGACCTCGACAGCTTCAAGAGCCGCAAGATGTTTCCGAAGCTCGCGACAGAGGCCAAATGCATCCGCACCACGGCCACCAATCACCTCATGGGCCGCGGCTGGTGGTGCTGGATCATTCCGTTGTCGGATGGCAGCTTCAGCGCCGGTGTCACCTGGGATCGTCGTTTGTACACGCTGCCGGAAGGGCCGTCCCTCGTCACCCGGCTCCAGGCGCATCTGGTGAGCCATCCTGTGGGCAGGCTGATGTTTGAAAACGCCATCCCGGACGCGGACGACACGTTCTATTACAAGAACCTCGGCTACCACGCCGAATACATCGCCGGGAACCGTTGGGTGATGGTCGGCGACGCTGCCGGGTTCATGGACCCGCTCTACAGCCAGGGCCTCGACTTCTGCGGTTACACGGTCTTCGCCGCCAGCGAACTCGTGCGTAAAAATCTCGCCGGTGAGGACACGCAGATGATCACCGACTACCTGAACACGGCCTACCCGCGCAGCTACCGCACCTGGTTCGAGGCGCTCTACAAAGACAAGTACACCTACCTCGGCGACGCGGAACTGATGCACGCCGCCTTCCTGATGGACCTCGCGACCTACTTTCTCGGCCCGGTGCGCGGTGTTTACACCAATCCCGCGCTCGAATGGACGCTGATGCCCTATGACGGTCCGGTGGGGGCTTTTTTCGGCAGGTTCATGGCCTTCTACAACCGCCGCCTCGTCTGCATCGCGCAGGAGCGTGTGCGCAAAGGCATCTACGGGCGCAAGAATCACGGCCACTTCCTTGCACCGCGCATGAGCATGTCCCCCGACACTTCGGCGGGCCGCCTGCTCTTCGACGGCATCATGGTCTGGCTCAAAGCCGAGTTCAGCACCTGGATGGCCCCCGCTCCGGCGAAGGATGCCATCCCGATGACGGAGAAGCCGGTGGAGGCGTGAATCATCGGCGCAGGCGAGCACGAGATATTTGCAGCACGTTCATCCCCGGCCATGATGCGGTCTCATGTCCAGCAGTCTCGGCACACTTTTCCGCATCAGCACCTGGGGCGAATCCCACGGCCCCGGCGTCGGCGTCGTCATCGACGGCTGCCCGCCGCGCATTCCTCTGACGGTGGAGGACATCCAGGCAGAACTCGACCGTCGCCGTCCCGGCCAGAGCAAGATCGTCACGCCACGCAAAGAAGACGACAAAGCCGAAATCCTCTCTGGCGTGCTCGACGGGCAGACGCTCGGCACGCCGATCGGAATCTTCGTGCGCAACACCGACCAGCGCCCTTCGGCCTACACCGAAATGCAGCAGGCGTACCGGCCCAGCCACGCTGATTACACCTACGACGCCAAATACGGCATCCGCGCCGTCTCGGGCGGCGGCAGATCGAGCGCGCGTGAAACGATTGGCCGCGTCGCGGCCGGTGCCATCGCCCGCAAGGTGCTGCAGCACTCGATTTCCGGCTACGAATGCCTCGCCTACGTCAAAACGGTGCAGAACATCCACGCTGAGGTTCCGACCGGTGCCGCACTGAATTCCGCTGTCATTGAATCCAACATCGTCCGCACCTGCGACCCCGCCGCAGCGGAGAAAATGATCGCCCTGATCGAAAACATACGCAGCGAGGGCAACAGCGTCGGTGGTGTGATCGAATGCGTCGTGCGTGGTGTGCCGCCCGGCCTTGGCGAACCGGTGTTCGACCGCCTGGAGGCCGATCTGGCCAAGGCGATGCTCAGCCTGCCGGCAACGAAGGGTTTTGAAATCGGCAGCGGTTTTGCAGGCTCGAAAATGACCGGTCTGGAGCACAACGACGAGTTCTACATGGATGGAGAAAACGTCCGCACTCGAACCAACCGCAGCGGCGGCGTCCAGGGCGGCATCAGCAACGGCGAGGACATCGTCTTCCGCGTCGCCTTCAAACCCACCGCCACCGTGTTGCGCGAGCAGAAGACCGTGACCAACACTGGCGAGGACACCACGCTCTCCGCCAGAGGCCGCCACGATCCCTGCGTTCTCCCACGCGCCGTGCCGATGGTCGAGGCGATGGTGCATCTGGTGCTGGCGGATCACTTTCTGCGCCAGCGGGCGCTGCGAGGGTGATGTCATGCGCTGGCTGGTCTTGCTGCTGATGGTTCCACTTGGAGCCGCTTCCAAGGAGGTGGAGATTCCATGCACGACCTGGTTTGAGGGCCACATCACGGCTGCTGATGTCATCGTGATTGCCGAAGTCGTGCAGGCTGAGTCGGAGGTGATTCAATCGCCGGGCAAGGCTCTTCTGAAGGAGTCGTGCGTTTTGCGCATTCAGGAGGTGATCGGGAAAGCCCAAAGCTCCATGCGGCCACGACGGTTCGATTGAGCAAAGAGCATCCTCATGATCTTTATGAGCAGATCGATCCAGGCTGGGGCGATTACCGTCACCTGCGAGCGGGCCAGAAGGCGGTGCTGCTGGTTCACTTTTATGAAAACAATGTGGCCATCGGCAGTGATGCCGTGATCGTGTTGAACGCAGAAAACCAGTCGTTGCCCGAGATCTTGAGGCGCACGGGTTTGGACTGCTCTCTCCTCACGGACGCGGATCTTGCTGTTTGGAAGACGGCAAGCCCGAGGATGTATCCGGAACTGGCCGCACGCGTGGCCTACGAACGTGAATTGCGTGAGGAAGAGCGAAGTAAATCAGTGCTTACCTGGACCGAATGGCTGGTTCTTGGAAGCATCATCATAGTCTTGATGTTCGCCGTCTCACGGGTTGTGAGACGGATCAAACGAGCATGAGTTTGTTCTCCGTTTACAGCGCGAATTAAAACCCCACGACCCAGTATTCCTGCTGAGAGATCATCTCCGCTTCAGGAATGGTGATCCAGCGCTCCTTGTAGCGTTCGCCCCAACTGTCGCTGAAGGCGATTTCGTTGGTCTCTTTGTTGTAACCGATGATGAGGACGACGTGGCCCTGGTCCTTCTCTTTGCGAAGCGTGGCCGCGCCATTGGTTTCGGCCAGTTTGGCCTTCCAGGCGGTCAAATCGGTCATGTCCTGGCGGTCTTTGGTGCGCTTGTTGGCCAGATCGTTGAAGGCATCCGTACTGTAGAGACCCCAGATCACCGGAACGCCTTTGTCGATGTACTTTTGCAAGTCCTTGAGCTTGAACTCGCTCTGCCAGGAGTCGAACGAGCGGCCTTTGCGGCGGATGTCGCTGCGCACGCCTTCCAGCAGCATCTGCACGCTGGTGCCGCCGCCGATGTTGGTCTCGCCAGCCATCGCCAGCACATACATGTCCGCGGGAACGCTGAGGTAACGCATCGCACGCTCCGCCGTGGCGGGAACACAGTAGCCTTTCGGTCCTTGATCCACCATCGGGATCTCGCTGATCACGACATCGCCGTTCGGGCGCTTCTCCACATTTGCCAGGGCACGATCACGGATGATTTTGTCACCGGTCATTTTGACCTTGCCACCAGCGTCGGACACTTCGGTGGTCACCAGCTCCACGCCAACATACTCGCCCTCCTGCTCGCGCAGCAGGATCGAGTGACCGCGCCAGTCCCAGCGGAGCATGGTGTCGCGTGCCTCGCCGTCGCCAAAACGCTGCTTCACTGGTTCGCCCAGCTTCTCGGAGAGCTTCGCGGTGATGGCCGCCACATCCGCCTTCATGGCCCTTTCCAAGATCGCCAGGGCCTGGGCTTTGGGCGTGTTGCGGTCCACGCGATTGTTGTTTTCGCCGTCCATGCCGAAGAGGTCGCCCTTGTTGGCAAACACCAGCGAGAGGTTGGTCGTCAGTCCGTCGGCGGCATAGAGCGCCACGGAGTAGGGCCGGGCGCCGAACATGCGGAAGGTGTCCTTGGGATAGGAGCGGAAACTACTGGAGACCTTGGTCTCTGATTCTTTCTTGAGTTCCAGCTTGCCTGCCACTTCGTCCGCCTTGGTCTGCCACAGCATCGCGTCCGCGAACAACGGCAGGCCGACAACTTCGTTCACGACTGCCGGGTCCAGCTTGTCGTTCGGGCCGTTGAATTTCAAAACAGAGGATTTCTTCACATACTCCTGATCCGCAGGCGAAAACGTGTTAATCCCCAGCGTGAAGCGCTGGCCGCCGGCCATTTCGATCGTCACCTGATCTCCTGCGGTGCCGACGAGTTTCGCCTGGATCGCCTTGCCCTGGGTGTTGGTGAAGGTGCGGAGTTCAGACGATTGCGCGCTCGCCGTGGCGAGGATCAGTCCGAGAACAAGGAAAACGCAGGATGCATGCTTCATGGCGGCGTTTTAACGTAACGTGCCGTGCTTGTGAAGCATGAAATTTTGGCGGGCACCCCGTCAGATCCACGTACCCGCCGGAATGATGGCGTCCTTGGGAATGCAGACGATGCCGTCACGGATGTAGAAGTTGTCGCCGTCCATCTCGCTGGGCTTGCCTTCAGGAGTGATGACGACGTTGTCACCGATGTGGACGTTTTTGTCGATGATCGCACGCTCGATCCGGCAATTGCGGCCGATGCCGGGCGGCGGACGGTCCGGGTCTGTGCCGGCGGCTCCAGCGTAGAAGTCGGCACCCATGATGATGGTGTCGCGGATCGTCGCGCCGGGCTCAATCTTGGAGCGGACACCGATGACGGCGGTTTCGATGTGGGCATCGGTGACGATGCAGCCGTCGGCGATGAGCGCGTGATGGATGGTGGCACCGTTGATCTTCGTGGCGGGCAACGCACGGGAGTGGGAGAAGATAGGGGCGGTGGAGTCGAAGAAATCGAACTGCGGGACCAGTTTGCAGAGATCCAGATTGGCCTGGAAGAAGGAACGGATGGTGCCGATGTCCTCCCAGTAGCCTTGGAAGTTGTAGGTGTGCACACGGCGGTCTTTGATCGCCGTGGGAATGATGTGCTTGCCGAAGTCGTTGTGCGTGTTGTCCAGGCACTCTTCGAGCACCTGACGGTTGAAGAGGTAGATGCCCATGGAAGCCTCAAACCGTGGCTCGTCGGTGGGCAGCCCCATTTTGCGCAAGGTCTCCACCGGCATACTGAGCTTCTTCAGCACGGCGGGATCCTTGGGTTTCTCGACGAACTCATAGACGCGGCCGTTTTCATCCGAGTGCATGATGCCGAAGCCGGTCGCGTCCGTCGCGTTCACCGGTAGCGTGGCGATGGTGAGATCCGCCTCATGCGCGAGGTGCTCGCGCATCACTTTGCGGAAATCCATGCGGTAGAGCTGGTCACCGCTGAGGATGAGGAAGTAGTCGTGTCCGCCATCGAGGAAGTAGCGCAGATTTTGCCGCACAGCGTCGGCGGTGCCCTGGTACCAGCGCTCGCCCTCCGGCGTCTGCTGCGCGGCGAGCACCTCGACAAACCCCCGTGTGAACTGGTCGAAGCGGTAGGTGCGCGAGAGGTGGCGGTTGAGCGAGGCGCTGTTGTACTGCGTGAGCACATAGACCTGACGCAGGCCGGAGTTGATGCAGTTGCTGATGGGAATATCGACGAGGCGATACTTGCCGGCGAGCGGTACGGCGGGCTTCGCGCGATCCTTGGTCAGCGGAAAGAGCCGCGTCCCGGCTCCGCCGCCCATGACAATGGCCAAAGTGCTGCGGCGAAGGACCGAATCAGCTTCGATTTGGGCGGAGGTGGGCGTGCTCATGATTGGTAGTTGGGTTGCTCATCATTTCTCTGAAACAAGACAGGCAGGCAAGCGTTATCCCTGCCCCTATTTTGGCGGGCAGACGCGCCTCGCAATTATTTTTAGTTCTATCACCCTCCCCAACCACATGTCCACTCCTGCGTTTCGTTTCACACTATTTGTCGCCATCTGCCTGTCCGTGTCCTCCGCATTTGCGGCGGTAAACTTTGAAAAAGACCTGCTTCCCGTCATCACCAAGAAGTGCATCGAGTGTCACAAGGCTCCCTTCGAAGAGAACGGTAAAAAAAAGGAACCCAAGGCTGGCCTGCGCCTCGATGCCTCCTGGGCCATCCTGAAAGGCAGCGAAAACGGCCCTGTGCTCACGCCGGGTGCTCCTGACAAGAGCGGCATTTACGAGTCTGTCATGCTGCCGAAGGATGACGA
This window contains:
- a CDS encoding polysaccharide deacetylase family protein, whose product is MNAESRHRCLQRAYLRFAISFTPLLIVGWLVWQGWVGAAVFLFCTVLTTITIGTLVPRCALFGRMIKRLPQAGNRALLTIDDGPHPQHTPAILDILDRHHIKAIFFLIGDRAAQHPELVREIVARGHEVGNHTQTHPATTFWALRPAGLWREIAGCQETLTSICPEHPPRFFRPPAGHHNMFTALVAQALGLKMMLWDARGFDGVIQNVHFVTQRIRNRLKPGSIVLIHEATPIAIEVAQSVVALLAESGLECGTEPGALTFSNDEVVVERRSAP
- a CDS encoding tryptophan 7-halogenase translates to MTTPAADYDVVIMGGAFSGAAAAMLLKRDHPDMRVLIVERTVHFDRKVGESTSEVAGCFLTRVLHQSSHLSAKHYQKHGLRMWFCKTPEDSVDDLTEIGPRFQSRLATFQLDRSILDEHLLQEACDFGCELLRPATIKLITLSESEAPHTLEIMPQEGQMRTITTRWLIDASGKAALLAKKLGIHHSIGDEHPTSSVWCRFRNVNDLDSFKSRKMFPKLATEAKCIRTTATNHLMGRGWWCWIIPLSDGSFSAGVTWDRRLYTLPEGPSLVTRLQAHLVSHPVGRLMFENAIPDADDTFYYKNLGYHAEYIAGNRWVMVGDAAGFMDPLYSQGLDFCGYTVFAASELVRKNLAGEDTQMITDYLNTAYPRSYRTWFEALYKDKYTYLGDAELMHAAFLMDLATYFLGPVRGVYTNPALEWTLMPYDGPVGAFFGRFMAFYNRRLVCIAQERVRKGIYGRKNHGHFLAPRMSMSPDTSAGRLLFDGIMVWLKAEFSTWMAPAPAKDAIPMTEKPVEA
- the aroC gene encoding chorismate synthase; this encodes MSSSLGTLFRISTWGESHGPGVGVVIDGCPPRIPLTVEDIQAELDRRRPGQSKIVTPRKEDDKAEILSGVLDGQTLGTPIGIFVRNTDQRPSAYTEMQQAYRPSHADYTYDAKYGIRAVSGGGRSSARETIGRVAAGAIARKVLQHSISGYECLAYVKTVQNIHAEVPTGAALNSAVIESNIVRTCDPAAAEKMIALIENIRSEGNSVGGVIECVVRGVPPGLGEPVFDRLEADLAKAMLSLPATKGFEIGSGFAGSKMTGLEHNDEFYMDGENVRTRTNRSGGVQGGISNGEDIVFRVAFKPTATVLREQKTVTNTGEDTTLSARGRHDPCVLPRAVPMVEAMVHLVLADHFLRQRALRG
- a CDS encoding C39 family peptidase, whose protein sequence is MKHASCVFLVLGLILATASAQSSELRTFTNTQGKAIQAKLVGTAGDQVTIEMAGGQRFTLGINTFSPADQEYVKKSSVLKFNGPNDKLDPAVVNEVVGLPLFADAMLWQTKADEVAGKLELKKESETKVSSSFRSYPKDTFRMFGARPYSVALYAADGLTTNLSLVFANKGDLFGMDGENNNRVDRNTPKAQALAILERAMKADVAAITAKLSEKLGEPVKQRFGDGEARDTMLRWDWRGHSILLREQEGEYVGVELVTTEVSDAGGKVKMTGDKIIRDRALANVEKRPNGDVVISEIPMVDQGPKGYCVPATAERAMRYLSVPADMYVLAMAGETNIGGGTSVQMLLEGVRSDIRRKGRSFDSWQSEFKLKDLQKYIDKGVPVIWGLYSTDAFNDLANKRTKDRQDMTDLTAWKAKLAETNGAATLRKEKDQGHVVLIIGYNKETNEIAFSDSWGERYKERWITIPEAEMISQQEYWVVGF
- a CDS encoding glucose-1-phosphate adenylyltransferase, translating into MSTPTSAQIEADSVLRRSTLAIVMGGGAGTRLFPLTKDRAKPAVPLAGKYRLVDIPISNCINSGLRQVYVLTQYNSASLNRHLSRTYRFDQFTRGFVEVLAAQQTPEGERWYQGTADAVRQNLRYFLDGGHDYFLILSGDQLYRMDFRKVMREHLAHEADLTIATLPVNATDATGFGIMHSDENGRVYEFVEKPKDPAVLKKLSMPVETLRKMGLPTDEPRFEASMGIYLFNRQVLEECLDNTHNDFGKHIIPTAIKDRRVHTYNFQGYWEDIGTIRSFFQANLDLCKLVPQFDFFDSTAPIFSHSRALPATKINGATIHHALIADGCIVTDAHIETAVIGVRSKIEPGATIRDTIIMGADFYAGAAGTDPDRPPPGIGRNCRIERAIIDKNVHIGDNVVITPEGKPSEMDGDNFYIRDGIVCIPKDAIIPAGTWI